The genomic stretch CGCATTTTTGCCCCCGAAGATGGCCGCAAGGCACCGGTAAAAACCGCGCCTCACAAGATCATCCCTGCCATTTAGAGGCAATATGCCCGAGCGCAAGTCGGCGTCGGCGCATCACGCCGGCCTTACAGCCAGGAAGGTGTTCCATTCTTCGTCGTTGCGGCCGAGGTTGAAATCGTCCCTGAGAAGCACCAGCCCGGCGGCTTCGAGACGGGCCGCAAAATCGTCCCTGCGCCAGTAGACCGTATGATACTCGCCTGATGTCTCGCCGTCGCCATTGCGCATCGATACGAGAAAGGCGCCGCCTGGCCGCAGCGACCCTTCTATCCTGGCAAGCACCTGGTCGGTCTGGTCGCGCGGCACATGGATCAGGACGGCGAGCGCCAGGACGGCGTCATAGGGGCCGCCGAGATCATCGGTGAGGAGATCGAGAAGCTCACCATGCTTGCCGCGCGCGGCCTGCAGCTCGAGAAACCGCTTTGTCGCGTCGGTGCGGCGAACCTTGACGCCCAGGCCCTCGCGAAAATCCGCATCGTAGCCCGCTCCCGACCCGACTTCCAGAATCCGGCCCTCTGTGCCGGCAATCGCCACAAGGCGCTTCAGCGATGCCTGCTCTCTCTCGTTGGGGACATGCCGCACGATGGCATCGTAGCGTTCCGCATAATCTTCATAGGCACTGATCGTTTGACGGCTCTTGGCCAGAGCCTGCGACAACACATCCATCTCCCCCTCCCTTGCATCCGTGTGGGTCAAAGCGCCTTCAGCGGAGGCTGCCGGGAGGTACGTGCCCGTCGAGCACGCCGATGTCGCGCAGAAAATGATCCGACAGCGAACTCTGGTCGAGCAGGCCGCGCCTGCGGGGTCTGAACGGCGCGGTGAAGAGGTCGAGCATCGGACGACGAAGCGTGTTGTAGAGGGTCATTGCCGTGTCCTTTCGGGTTCGAGTTGATAACCGGATCATGCCTTGTTGCGGCCTTGGCTTCCAATCGAACGTCGCGTAGCATGCATCAGGAGGATTGATGCGTCATGAGCTGGGAACTGCCGCCCTTGGGGGCCATCCGCGTCTTTGAGGCCGCAGCAAGGCTGGGCAGCTTCACGAAGGCGGCCGAGGAGCTCGGCATGACCCAGTCGGCGGCCAGCTATCAGATCAAGGTGCTGGAGGAACGCGCCGGGACGCCGCTTTTCATAAGAAAAACAAGACAGATCGCCTTGACCGAAGCCGGGCAGCAATTGGCGCCGCACGCAACGGGCGCGTTCTCGGCCCTGGCGGATGCCTGGGTCGCCACCAAGGGTGGAGCGAGCGGCGTGCTATCACTGACGACCATGGCGACATTTGCATCGAACTGGCTGGCCGTATGGCTTGGAACATTCCAGCTGATGCATCCCGACCTCGCGGTGAAGGTCGACACATCGTCCCGGCTGGTCGATTTCGGGCGCGAGGGCATGGATATCGGCATCCGGACCGGCACCGGCAAATGGCCTGACCTGATCGCCCACTATCTGTTCAAGGCCGACTACACGCCGATGCTCAGCCCAAAACTGGCCGAGAGCGTCGGCGGCATCCGCCAACCCGAGGATCTTTACAAGGTGCCGCTATGTGGCCCTGACGATCCCTGGTGGAAAATCTGGTTCGAAGCGACCGGCGTGCCCTTCGATCCCGCTCGTGTCATCCCCGGCCCGGCACTCGGCGGGCAGGCTTATGACGCGATGGCGGCACTGACCGATCAGGCTGCTGCAATCCTCACGCAAAACCTCTACAGCGCGCTGTTGGCGAAGGGGCAGCTGATAAAGCCTTTCGACATCGTCGGGTCCGATGGTGACGGCTATTGGCTGGTGCATCTGGAAAGCCGCCGCAACGTCCCGAAGATCAAGGTGTTCAGGGATTGGGTGCTTGCCCAGACCGCCGACATTCGAGACCAGGAAGCGCGCCAGACATAGGCTTACAGGCGCAGTCGCAACGGAGGACAGAATGATCGATCACATAACC from Mesorhizobium sp. NZP2077 encodes the following:
- a CDS encoding class I SAM-dependent methyltransferase, translated to MDVLSQALAKSRQTISAYEDYAERYDAIVRHVPNEREQASLKRLVAIAGTEGRILEVGSGAGYDADFREGLGVKVRRTDATKRFLELQAARGKHGELLDLLTDDLGGPYDAVLALAVLIHVPRDQTDQVLARIEGSLRPGGAFLVSMRNGDGETSGEYHTVYWRRDDFAARLEAAGLVLLRDDFNLGRNDEEWNTFLAVRPA
- a CDS encoding LysR family transcriptional regulator, translating into MSWELPPLGAIRVFEAAARLGSFTKAAEELGMTQSAASYQIKVLEERAGTPLFIRKTRQIALTEAGQQLAPHATGAFSALADAWVATKGGASGVLSLTTMATFASNWLAVWLGTFQLMHPDLAVKVDTSSRLVDFGREGMDIGIRTGTGKWPDLIAHYLFKADYTPMLSPKLAESVGGIRQPEDLYKVPLCGPDDPWWKIWFEATGVPFDPARVIPGPALGGQAYDAMAALTDQAAAILTQNLYSALLAKGQLIKPFDIVGSDGDGYWLVHLESRRNVPKIKVFRDWVLAQTADIRDQEARQT